One window from the genome of Saimiri boliviensis isolate mSaiBol1 chromosome 2, mSaiBol1.pri, whole genome shotgun sequence encodes:
- the MAMDC4 gene encoding apical endosomal glycoprotein isoform X10: protein MPLPGHLLPILVLFLAGSPGWAWVPNHCRSPSQAMCNFVCDCRDCSDEAQCGHHGASPALGTPFTCDFERDPCGWRDISTSGYSWLRDRAGAVLEGPGPRADHTLGTDLGWYMAVGTHRGKEAATAALRSPTLREAAPSCKLRLWYHMASGDVAELRLELTHGAETLTLWQSTGPWCPGWQELAVTTGRIRGDFRVIFSATRNATHRGAVALDDLEFWDCGLSTPQASCPLEHHHCHNKACVEPQQLCDGEDNCGDLSDEDPRTCGEARVGLRVRPGDRTPRWGPWHSSRSGHLGSLDGPSGGHPGAGKHCLVAPTAPPPTLGQHTATNFETGLGLWSRSEGWARNHSAGGTEHPAWPCRDHSRNSAQGSFLVSVAEPGNPAVLSSPELQASGTSSCSLIFYYYLHGSEASCLQLFLQTLGSSNPQAPVLLRRHRGELGTAWVRDRVDIQSAYPFQILLAGQTGPGGVVGLDDLILSEHCRPVLEVSTPQPLPPGPWVPAPGPLPPSSRLQDFCQQGHLACGDLCVAPEQLCDFEQQCAGGEDEQACGKGLSILQTFCCGPKGQGRRGAGGGLCRSVPPAVPGTTDFESPEAGGWEDASVGRLQWRRLSAQESQGAGAAAAGHFLSLQRAWGQLGAEARVRTPPLGPSGPSCELHLAYHLQSQPRGFLALVVVDSGSRELAWQALSSSAGGWKVDKVLLGARRRPFQLEFVGLVDLDGPDQQGAGVDNVTLRDCSSMVTTKRDTEVSCNFERDTCSWYPGHLSDTHWRRVESRGPEHDHTTGQGYFMLLDPTDPLARGHSAHLLSRPQIPAVPTECLSFWYHLHGPQIGTLRLAMRREGEDTHLWSRSGTHGNRWHQAWATLSHQPGSRAPYQLLFEGLRDGYHGTMALDDVAMRPGPCWAPDYCTFEDSDCGFSPGGQSLWKRQANASGHAAWGPPADHTTETAQGHYMMVDTSPDALPRGQTASLTSREHRPLAQPACLTFWYHGSLLSPGALQVHLEEGRRHQVLSLSAHEGLAWHLGSVDVQAEQAWRVVFEAVGTGVAHSYMALDDLLLQDGPCPQPASCDFESGLCGWSHLARPGLGGYSWDWGGGATPSRYLQPPVDHTLGTEAGHFAFFETGVLGPGGRAAWLRSEPLPATPASCLRFWYHMGFPEHFYKGELRVLLCSAQGQLAVWSTGGHRRHQWLEAQVEVASTKEFQIVFEATLGGQPALGPIGLDDVEYLAGQHCQQPAPSPGDTATPVPVPAVVGGALLFLMLLVLLGLGGQRWLEKRGSCPFRSDTEATAPGFDNILFNADGVTLPASVTSDL from the exons GTCACCATGGGGCCTCGCCCGCCCTGGGCACCCCCTTCACCTGCGACTTTGAGCGAGACCCCTGCGGCTGGCGGGACATCAGCACCTCAGGCTACAGCTGGCTCCGTGACAGGGCAGGGGCCGTGCTGGAGGGTCCCGGGCCTCGCGCAGACCACACGCTGGGCACCGACCTGG GATGGTACATGGCTGTTGGAACCCACCGAGGGAAAGAAGCAGCCACTGCAGCCCTGCGCTCGCCCACCCTGCGAGAGGCAGCCCCCTCCTGCAAGCTGAGGCTCTGGTACCACATGGCCTCTGGAG ATGTGGCTGAGCTGCGGCTGGAGCTGACCCATGGCGCAGAGACCCTGACCCTGTGGCAGAGCACAGGGCCCTGGTGCCCCGGCTGGCAGGAGTTGGCAGTGACCACAGGCCGCATCCGGGGTGACTTCCGA GTGATCTTCTCTGCCACCCGAAACGCCACCCACAGGGGTGCCGTGGCTCTAGATGACCTGGAGTTCTGGGACTGTGGGCTGTCCA CCCCCCAGGCCAGCTGCCCCCTGGAACACCACCACTGCCACAACAAGGCCTGCGTGGAGCCCCAGCAACTCTGTGACGGGGAAGACAACTGTGGGGACCTGTCTGATGAGGACCCACGCACCTGTGGTGAGGCCAGGGTGGGGCTCAGGGTGAGGCCAGGTGATCGGACGCCTCGGTGGGGGCCCTGGCACTCATCCAGGAGCGGGCACCTTGGATCCTTGGATGGTCCTTCTGGGGGCCACCCTGGAGCTGGGAAGCACTGCCTGGTGGCCCCGACAGCTCCACCTCCCACCCTAGGCCAGCACACGGCCACCAACTTTGAGACAGGCCTGGGCCTATGGAGCCGCTCAGAAGGCTGGGCCCGGAACCACAGCGCTGGTGGTACTGAGCACCCTGCCTGGCCATGCCGTGACCACAGCCGGAACAGTGCACAGG GCTCCTTCCTGGTCTCTGTGGCTGAGCCTGGCAATCCTGCTGTGCTCTCCAGCCCTGAGCTCCAAGCCTCAGGCACCTCCAGCTGCTCG CTGATCTTCTATTACTACCTGCACGGGTCCGAGGCCAGCTGCCTCCAGCTGTTCCTGCAGACTCTGGGGTCCAGCAACCCCCAGGCCCCAGTCCTGCTGCGGAGGCACCGAGGGGAGCTGGGGACTGCCTGGGTCCGAGACCGCGTTGACATCCAGAGTGCCTACCCCTTCCAG ATCCTCCTGGCCGGGCAGACAGGCCCGGGGGGTGTGGTGGGTCTGGACGACCTCATCCTGTCTGAGCACTGCAGACCAGTCCTGG AGGTGTCCACCCCACAGCCGCTGCCTCCTGGGCCCTGGGTCCCAGCCCCCGGGCCCCTGCCGCCCAGCTCTCGGCTCCAGGATTTCTGCCAACAGGGCCATCTCGCCTGTGGGGACCTGTGTGTGGCCCCGGaacagctgtgtgactttgagcagcAGTGTGCAGGGGGCGAGGACGAGCAGGCCTGTGGTAAAGGGCTCAGCATCCTGCAGACCTTCTGCTGCGGGCCAAAGGGGCAGGGACGGCGTGGGGCGGGTGGAGGTCTCTGCCGTTCAGTGCCGCCTGCTGTTCCAGGAACCACGGACTTCGAGTCCCCCGAAGCCGGGGGCTGGGAAGACGCCAGCGTGGGGCGGCTGCAGTGGCGGCGGCTCTCAGCCCAGGAGAGCCAGGGAGCTGGTGCCGCTGCTGCCG GTCACTTCCTGTCTCTGCAGAGGGCCTGGGGGCAGCTGGGCGCTGAGGCCCGGGTCCGTACCCCCCCGCTTGGCCCCTCTGGCCCCAGCTGTGAACTCCACCTGGCTTACCATCTGCAGAGTCAGCCCCGAG GCTTCCTGGCACTAGTGGTGGTAGACAGCGGCTCCCGGGAGCTGGCATGGCAGGCCCTGAGCAGCAGTGCAGGTGGCTGGAAGGTGGACAAGGTCCTTCTAGGGGCCCGCCGCCGGCCGTTCCAG CTGGAGTTTGTTGGGCTGGTGGACTTGGACGGCCCTGATCAGCAGGGAGCTGGCGTGGACAACGTGACCCTGAGGGACTGTAGCTCCATGGTGACCACCAAGAGAGACACAG AGGTCTCCTGTAACTTTGAGCGGGACACGTGCAGCTGGTACCCAGGCCACCTCTCAGACACACACTGGCGCAGGGTGGAGAGCCGTGGCCCTGAGCACGACCACACCACAGGCCAAG GCTACTTTATGCTCCTGGACCCCACAGACCCCCTGGCCCGGGGCCACAGCGCACACCTGCTCTCCAGGCCCCAGATACCAGCAGTGCCCACGGAGTGTCTCAGCTTCTGGTACCACCTCCACGGGCCCCAGATTG GGACTCTTCGCCTGGCCATGAGACGGGAAGGGGAGGACACGCACCTCTGGTCACGGTCGGGCACCCATGGCAACCGCTGGCACCAGGCCTGGGCCACCCTCTCCCACCAGCCTGGCTCCCGGGCCCCATACCAG ctgCTGTTCGAGGGCCTCCGGGACGGATACCACGGCACCATGGCGCTGGATGACGTGGCCATGCGGCCTGGCCCCTGCTGGGCCCCTGATTACTGCACCTTTGAGGACTCGGACTGTGGTTTCTCTCCTGGAGGTCAGAGTCTCTGGAAACGCCAGGCCAATGCCTCAGGCCACGCTGCCTGGGGCCCCCCAGCAGACCACACCACAGAGACAGCCCAAG GGCACTACATGATGGTGGACACGAGCCCAGACGCACTGCCCCGAGGCCAGACGGCCTCCCTGACCTCCAGGGAGCACAGGCCCCTGGCCCAGCCTGCTTGCCTGACCTTCTGGTACCACGGGAGCCTCCTCAGCCCAG GAGCCCTGCAGGTCCACCTGGAGGAGGGCAGGAGGCACCAGGTGCTCAGCCTCAGTGCCCATGAAGGGCTTGCCTGGCACCTGGGCAGCGTGGACGTGCAGGCTGAGCAAGCCTGGAGG GTGGTGTTTGAGGCAGTGGGTACAGGTGTGGCACACTCCTACATGGCTCTGGATGACCTGCTCCTCCAGGATGGGCCCTGCCCTCAGCCAG CTTCCTGTGATTTTGAGTCTGGCCTGTGTGGCTGGAGCCACCTGGCCCGGCCTGGCCTGGGTGGATATAGCTGGGACTGGGGTGGGGGAGCCACCCCCTCTCGCTACCTCCAGCCCCCAGTGGACCACACCCTGGGCACAGAGGCAG GCCACTTTGCTTTCTTTGAAACGGGTGTGCTGGGCCCCGGGGGCCGGGCTGCCTGGCTGCGAAGCGAGCCTCTGCCGGCCACCCCAGCTTCCTGCCTCCGATTCTGGTACCACATGGGCTTTCCTGAGCACTTCT ACAAGGGGGAGCTGAGGGTGCTGCTATGCAGTGCCCAGGGCCAGCTGGCCGTGTGGAGCACAGGTGGGCACCGTCGGCACCAGTGGCTGGAGGCCCAGGTGGAGGTGGCCAGCACCAAGGAGTTCCAG ATTGTGTTTGAAGCCACTCTGGGCGGCCAGCCAGCCCTGGGGCCCATTGGCCTGGACGACGTGGAGTATCTGGCTGGGCAGCATTGCCAGCAGCCTGCCCCCAGCCCAG GTGACACAGCCACGCCCGTGCCAGTGCCAGCTGTGGTTGGCGGTGCCCTCCTGTTCCTCATGCTCCTGGTGCTGCTGGGACTTGGGGGGCAGCGCTGGCTGGAGAAGAGGGGGAGCTGCCCCTTCCGGAGCGACACAGAGGCCACAGCCCCTGGCTTTGACAACATCCTTTTCAATGCA
- the MAMDC4 gene encoding apical endosomal glycoprotein isoform X2, with product MPLPGHLLPILVLFLAGSPGWAWVPNHCRSPSQAMCNFVCDCRDCSDEAQCGHHGASPALGTPFTCDFERDPCGWRDISTSGYSWLRDRAGAVLEGPGPRADHTLGTDLGWYMAVGTHRGKEAATAALRSPTLREAAPSCKLRLWYHMASGDVAELRLELTHGAETLTLWQSTGPWCPGWQELAVTTGRIRGDFRVIFSATRNATHRGAVALDDLEFWDCGLSTPQASCPLEHHHCHNKACVEPQQLCDGEDNCGDLSDEDPRTCGEARVGLRVRPGDRTPRWGPWHSSRSGHLGSLDGPSGGHPGAGKHCLVAPTAPPPTLGQHTATNFETGLGLWSRSEGWARNHSAGGTEHPAWPCRDHSRNSAQGSFLVSVAEPGNPAVLSSPELQASGTSSCSLIFYYYLHGSEASCLQLFLQTLGSSNPQAPVLLRRHRGELGTAWVRDRVDIQSAYPFQILLAGQTGPGGVVGLDDLILSEHCRPVLEVSTPQPLPPGPWVPAPGPLPPSSRLQDFCQQGHLACGDLCVAPEQLCDFEQQCAGGEDEQACGKGLSILQTFCCGPKGQGRRGAGGGLCRSVPPAVPGTTDFESPEAGGWEDASVGRLQWRRLSAQESQGAGAAAAGHFLSLQRAWGQLGAEARVRTPPLGPSGPSCELHLAYHLQSQPRGFLALVVVDSGSRELAWQALSSSAGGWKVDKVLLGARRRPFQLEFVGLVDLDGPDQQGAGVDNVTLRDCSSMVTTKRDTEVSCNFERDTCSWYPGHLSDTHWRRVESRGPEHDHTTGQGYFMLLDPTDPLARGHSAHLLSRPQIPAVPTECLSFWYHLHGPQIGTLRLAMRREGEDTHLWSRSGTHGNRWHQAWATLSHQPGSRAPYQLLFEGLRDGYHGTMALDDVAMRPGPCWAPDYCTFEDSDCGFSPGGQSLWKRQANASGHAAWGPPADHTTETAQGTEAWQGQGSRGWPGAGRLMLAPPGHYMMVDTSPDALPRGQTASLTSREHRPLAQPACLTFWYHGSLLSPGALQVHLEEGRRHQVLSLSAHEGLAWHLGSVDVQAEQAWRVVFEAVGTGVAHSYMALDDLLLQDGPCPQPGGRPAVAQGGPCSGACLSLLSPQWWWPGLGPRAAPLTQPCLAASCDFESGLCGWSHLARPGLGGYSWDWGGGATPSRYLQPPVDHTLGTEAGTFCWSQVRRRPRSHTQPPSLLLPTCGAHSPSRGGLAHPASAWALRAGFAHQLGISLLLFPGHFAFFETGVLGPGGRAAWLRSEPLPATPASCLRFWYHMGFPEHFYKGELRVLLCSAQGQLAVWSTGGHRRHQWLEAQVEVASTKEFQVRPPVWARSVPFFPPGPTQTPFLLRQIVFEATLGGQPALGPIGLDDVEYLAGQHCQQPAPSPGDTATPVPVPAVVGGALLFLMLLVLLGLGGQRWLEKRGSCPFRSDTEATAPGFDNILFNADGVTLPASVTSDL from the exons GTCACCATGGGGCCTCGCCCGCCCTGGGCACCCCCTTCACCTGCGACTTTGAGCGAGACCCCTGCGGCTGGCGGGACATCAGCACCTCAGGCTACAGCTGGCTCCGTGACAGGGCAGGGGCCGTGCTGGAGGGTCCCGGGCCTCGCGCAGACCACACGCTGGGCACCGACCTGG GATGGTACATGGCTGTTGGAACCCACCGAGGGAAAGAAGCAGCCACTGCAGCCCTGCGCTCGCCCACCCTGCGAGAGGCAGCCCCCTCCTGCAAGCTGAGGCTCTGGTACCACATGGCCTCTGGAG ATGTGGCTGAGCTGCGGCTGGAGCTGACCCATGGCGCAGAGACCCTGACCCTGTGGCAGAGCACAGGGCCCTGGTGCCCCGGCTGGCAGGAGTTGGCAGTGACCACAGGCCGCATCCGGGGTGACTTCCGA GTGATCTTCTCTGCCACCCGAAACGCCACCCACAGGGGTGCCGTGGCTCTAGATGACCTGGAGTTCTGGGACTGTGGGCTGTCCA CCCCCCAGGCCAGCTGCCCCCTGGAACACCACCACTGCCACAACAAGGCCTGCGTGGAGCCCCAGCAACTCTGTGACGGGGAAGACAACTGTGGGGACCTGTCTGATGAGGACCCACGCACCTGTGGTGAGGCCAGGGTGGGGCTCAGGGTGAGGCCAGGTGATCGGACGCCTCGGTGGGGGCCCTGGCACTCATCCAGGAGCGGGCACCTTGGATCCTTGGATGGTCCTTCTGGGGGCCACCCTGGAGCTGGGAAGCACTGCCTGGTGGCCCCGACAGCTCCACCTCCCACCCTAGGCCAGCACACGGCCACCAACTTTGAGACAGGCCTGGGCCTATGGAGCCGCTCAGAAGGCTGGGCCCGGAACCACAGCGCTGGTGGTACTGAGCACCCTGCCTGGCCATGCCGTGACCACAGCCGGAACAGTGCACAGG GCTCCTTCCTGGTCTCTGTGGCTGAGCCTGGCAATCCTGCTGTGCTCTCCAGCCCTGAGCTCCAAGCCTCAGGCACCTCCAGCTGCTCG CTGATCTTCTATTACTACCTGCACGGGTCCGAGGCCAGCTGCCTCCAGCTGTTCCTGCAGACTCTGGGGTCCAGCAACCCCCAGGCCCCAGTCCTGCTGCGGAGGCACCGAGGGGAGCTGGGGACTGCCTGGGTCCGAGACCGCGTTGACATCCAGAGTGCCTACCCCTTCCAG ATCCTCCTGGCCGGGCAGACAGGCCCGGGGGGTGTGGTGGGTCTGGACGACCTCATCCTGTCTGAGCACTGCAGACCAGTCCTGG AGGTGTCCACCCCACAGCCGCTGCCTCCTGGGCCCTGGGTCCCAGCCCCCGGGCCCCTGCCGCCCAGCTCTCGGCTCCAGGATTTCTGCCAACAGGGCCATCTCGCCTGTGGGGACCTGTGTGTGGCCCCGGaacagctgtgtgactttgagcagcAGTGTGCAGGGGGCGAGGACGAGCAGGCCTGTGGTAAAGGGCTCAGCATCCTGCAGACCTTCTGCTGCGGGCCAAAGGGGCAGGGACGGCGTGGGGCGGGTGGAGGTCTCTGCCGTTCAGTGCCGCCTGCTGTTCCAGGAACCACGGACTTCGAGTCCCCCGAAGCCGGGGGCTGGGAAGACGCCAGCGTGGGGCGGCTGCAGTGGCGGCGGCTCTCAGCCCAGGAGAGCCAGGGAGCTGGTGCCGCTGCTGCCG GTCACTTCCTGTCTCTGCAGAGGGCCTGGGGGCAGCTGGGCGCTGAGGCCCGGGTCCGTACCCCCCCGCTTGGCCCCTCTGGCCCCAGCTGTGAACTCCACCTGGCTTACCATCTGCAGAGTCAGCCCCGAG GCTTCCTGGCACTAGTGGTGGTAGACAGCGGCTCCCGGGAGCTGGCATGGCAGGCCCTGAGCAGCAGTGCAGGTGGCTGGAAGGTGGACAAGGTCCTTCTAGGGGCCCGCCGCCGGCCGTTCCAG CTGGAGTTTGTTGGGCTGGTGGACTTGGACGGCCCTGATCAGCAGGGAGCTGGCGTGGACAACGTGACCCTGAGGGACTGTAGCTCCATGGTGACCACCAAGAGAGACACAG AGGTCTCCTGTAACTTTGAGCGGGACACGTGCAGCTGGTACCCAGGCCACCTCTCAGACACACACTGGCGCAGGGTGGAGAGCCGTGGCCCTGAGCACGACCACACCACAGGCCAAG GCTACTTTATGCTCCTGGACCCCACAGACCCCCTGGCCCGGGGCCACAGCGCACACCTGCTCTCCAGGCCCCAGATACCAGCAGTGCCCACGGAGTGTCTCAGCTTCTGGTACCACCTCCACGGGCCCCAGATTG GGACTCTTCGCCTGGCCATGAGACGGGAAGGGGAGGACACGCACCTCTGGTCACGGTCGGGCACCCATGGCAACCGCTGGCACCAGGCCTGGGCCACCCTCTCCCACCAGCCTGGCTCCCGGGCCCCATACCAG ctgCTGTTCGAGGGCCTCCGGGACGGATACCACGGCACCATGGCGCTGGATGACGTGGCCATGCGGCCTGGCCCCTGCTGGGCCCCTGATTACTGCACCTTTGAGGACTCGGACTGTGGTTTCTCTCCTGGAGGTCAGAGTCTCTGGAAACGCCAGGCCAATGCCTCAGGCCACGCTGCCTGGGGCCCCCCAGCAGACCACACCACAGAGACAGCCCAAGGTACGGAGGCCTGGCAGGGGCAGGGATCAAGGGGCTGGCCAGGGGCTGGCAGGCTGATGCTGGCACCTCCAGGGCACTACATGATGGTGGACACGAGCCCAGACGCACTGCCCCGAGGCCAGACGGCCTCCCTGACCTCCAGGGAGCACAGGCCCCTGGCCCAGCCTGCTTGCCTGACCTTCTGGTACCACGGGAGCCTCCTCAGCCCAG GAGCCCTGCAGGTCCACCTGGAGGAGGGCAGGAGGCACCAGGTGCTCAGCCTCAGTGCCCATGAAGGGCTTGCCTGGCACCTGGGCAGCGTGGACGTGCAGGCTGAGCAAGCCTGGAGG GTGGTGTTTGAGGCAGTGGGTACAGGTGTGGCACACTCCTACATGGCTCTGGATGACCTGCTCCTCCAGGATGGGCCCTGCCCTCAGCCAGGTGGGAGACCTGCTGTGGCCCAGGGTGGCCCCTGCTCTGGGGCTTGCCTGTCCCTTTTGTCCCCACAGTGGTGGTGGCCAGGGCTTGGGCCAAGGGCAGCACCACTCACCCAGCCATGCCTTGCAGCTTCCTGTGATTTTGAGTCTGGCCTGTGTGGCTGGAGCCACCTGGCCCGGCCTGGCCTGGGTGGATATAGCTGGGACTGGGGTGGGGGAGCCACCCCCTCTCGCTACCTCCAGCCCCCAGTGGACCACACCCTGGGCACAGAGGCAGGTACGTTCTGCTGGAGCCAGGTGAGGAGAAGACCCAGAAGCCACACCCAGCCACCCAGCCTCCTGCTGCCCACCTGTGGGGCACACTCCCCATCCAGAGGAGGCCTAGCCCACCCAGCCTCTGCTTGGGCCCTGAGGGCTGGCTTTGCCCATCAGCTGGGCATCAGCCTCCTCTTGTTCCCAGGCCACTTTGCTTTCTTTGAAACGGGTGTGCTGGGCCCCGGGGGCCGGGCTGCCTGGCTGCGAAGCGAGCCTCTGCCGGCCACCCCAGCTTCCTGCCTCCGATTCTGGTACCACATGGGCTTTCCTGAGCACTTCT ACAAGGGGGAGCTGAGGGTGCTGCTATGCAGTGCCCAGGGCCAGCTGGCCGTGTGGAGCACAGGTGGGCACCGTCGGCACCAGTGGCTGGAGGCCCAGGTGGAGGTGGCCAGCACCAAGGAGTTCCAGGTGAGGCCGCCTGTCTGGGCCAGGAGCGTCCCCTTCTTCCCCCCAGGGCCCACACAGACGCCTTTCCTTCTCCGTCAGATTGTGTTTGAAGCCACTCTGGGCGGCCAGCCAGCCCTGGGGCCCATTGGCCTGGACGACGTGGAGTATCTGGCTGGGCAGCATTGCCAGCAGCCTGCCCCCAGCCCAG GTGACACAGCCACGCCCGTGCCAGTGCCAGCTGTGGTTGGCGGTGCCCTCCTGTTCCTCATGCTCCTGGTGCTGCTGGGACTTGGGGGGCAGCGCTGGCTGGAGAAGAGGGGGAGCTGCCCCTTCCGGAGCGACACAGAGGCCACAGCCCCTGGCTTTGACAACATCCTTTTCAATGCA